One stretch of Deltaproteobacteria bacterium DNA includes these proteins:
- a CDS encoding 50S ribosomal protein L19 — MNPIIADIEKAQCRTDIPKFKPGDTVRVHAKIIEGDKERIQVFEGVVIARSNSGSRASFTVRKISYGVGVERVFPLHSPRIDKVEVTTIGRVRRAKLYYLRNLSGKAARIKGERVVPTSGASETPEAAPAETAPAQS, encoded by the coding sequence ATGAACCCCATTATTGCAGATATTGAAAAAGCCCAATGTCGCACCGACATTCCGAAATTTAAGCCGGGAGATACTGTCCGTGTCCATGCCAAAATTATCGAGGGTGATAAGGAACGTATCCAGGTGTTCGAAGGTGTGGTGATCGCACGATCAAATTCTGGTAGCCGTGCGTCGTTTACTGTCCGCAAGATTTCCTATGGCGTGGGTGTCGAGCGTGTCTTTCCGCTGCATTCCCCCCGCATCGACAAAGTTGAAGTCACGACTATCGGTCGTGTCCGGCGTGCGAAGCTCTATTACTTGCGTAATCTGTCTGGAAAAGCTGCACGCATCAAAGGGGAACGAGTCGTGCCAACCAGCGGTGCTTCCGAAACTCCTGAAGCAGCGCCAGCCGAGACGGCACCGGCGCAGTCGTAA
- a CDS encoding RNA methyltransferase → MADIYIALVHYPVYDRDHKVVTTSITNMDIHDIARSARTYGVKRYFVVTPTRTLRLLAQKILDHWERGYGSTYNETRKDALSLVALADDIDATVQMIQKDTGETPRLVATSARAGARRIAFAEIREKVAASGQPLLFLFGTGWGLTEAVLDRADYILEPIRGVTDYNHLSVRAAAAILLDRLRGER, encoded by the coding sequence ATGGCCGACATCTACATCGCCCTTGTCCACTACCCGGTGTACGACCGCGACCACAAAGTGGTGACAACCTCGATCACCAACATGGATATTCATGACATTGCCCGGTCAGCACGGACGTATGGCGTGAAGCGTTACTTTGTCGTGACTCCGACACGGACCCTGCGGTTACTAGCACAAAAGATTCTCGATCACTGGGAACGTGGCTACGGCAGCACTTACAATGAAACCCGCAAAGATGCCCTCTCATTGGTGGCCTTGGCTGATGACATTGATGCGACGGTACAGATGATTCAGAAAGACACTGGAGAAACACCGCGATTAGTGGCGACGTCGGCACGTGCTGGAGCACGACGAATTGCGTTTGCCGAGATCCGTGAGAAAGTGGCAGCATCAGGCCAGCCACTCCTCTTCTTGTTTGGCACTGGTTGGGGATTGACCGAAGCGGTGCTTGACCGGGCCGATTATATTCTCGAACCAATACGAGGAGTTACCGACTATAATCATCTCTCGGTGCGTGCCGCCGCGGCTATCCTGCTTGACCGTCTTCGGGGGGAACGGTAA